One part of the Coturnix japonica isolate 7356 chromosome 22, Coturnix japonica 2.1, whole genome shotgun sequence genome encodes these proteins:
- the AEBP1 gene encoding adipocyte enhancer-binding protein 1 isoform X2, whose product MPPRSAALLPLLLLLPALPGAGPSPAAPALTDAEIEEFLRGFLAPGDGAEGADGSDGRLGAQPGTGGERGAGNGEPPERLMEPEEPKKPKKDKAPKPTKKPKERNRGSKKDRDKDKDRDKNADGEKPPKKPKEKPPKGSEKPPKGSKKSKEKPPKEKPPKEKPPKEKPPKATKKPLDTRPPQPPDNPWEPPTAPQPPRGEDRPGTSLSVGQPWVPEEKEEEDGRDREVEERPTQRWEWGREDQSPEPEAEVPEEPEPPTLDYNEQLEREDYEDFEYIRRQQKPRKPPNRRKPERVWPQPEATTPTPKEPPVPLPGPVTERDYEEGWERPDYDDLDYGLLPPPKPKKQPEKEEEMETDEKLKPWKPKKGGSSKEEEEDPWAEEKGQDSKGKPKKPGGKKWEPDEDEWAPPEEKTKCPPIGMESHRVEDDQILASSMLRHGLGAQRGRLNMQAGPNEDDFFDGAWCAEDDSRSHWLEVDTRRTTKFTGVITQGRDSQIHDDFVTSFYVGFSNDSQNWVMYTNGYEEMKFYGNVDKDTPVLTEFPEPMVARYIRVYPQTWNGSLCLRLEVLGCPLSSVSSYYTQQNEVTSTDNLDFRHHSYKDMRQLMKVVNEECPTITRIYNIGKSSRGLKIYAMEISDNPGEHETGEPEFRYTAGLHGNEALGRELLLLLMQFLCKEYQDGNPRVRSLVTETRIHLVPSLNPDGYELAREAGSELGNWALGHWTEEGFDLFENFPDLTSPLWAAEERQLVPHRFPSHHIPIPEHYLQEDAAVAVETRAIMAWMEKNPFVLGANLQGGEKFVSFPFDAARPQSETAAAPRPQDEDEDGERPEVHETPDHAVFRWLAISYASAHLTMTETFRGGCHTQDVTEAMGIVQGAKWKPRTGSINDFSYLHTNCFELSIYVGCDKFPHESELHQEWENNRESLLIFMEQTHRGIKGLVTDQQGEPIANATIVVGGIKHSVRTASGGDYWRILNPGEYRVSARAEGYNPSTKTCSVFYDIGATQCNFVLARSNWKRIREIMAMNGNRPIRRVVPGRPMTLRERLRLRQRLRLRQRLRERMRLRRLNGTASTAGPTAPPPSTALPGPFSSTTYAPWSQEPPTAGTWEMETETELVTELVTVTELWDVGTGTAQPFTTAETYTVNFGD is encoded by the exons ATGCCGCCCCGTTCCGCCGCGCTGCtcccgctgctgctgctgctcccggCGCTGcccggggccgggccgagccCCGCCGCTCCCGCACTGACGGACGCGGAGATCGAAGAGTTTCTGCGCGGTTTCCTGGCGCCCGGAGACGGCGCTGAAGGAGCGGACGGCAGCGATGGGCGGCTCGGAGCTCAGCCCGGGACcggcggggagcggggagcggggaACGGCG AACCTCCAGAGCGGCTGATGGAGCCCGAGGAACCCAAGAAACCCAAGAAGGACAAAGCACCCAAACCCACCAAGAAACCCAAAGAGAGAAACCGGGGCTCCAAGAAGGACAGGGACAAGGACAAGGACAGGGACAAGAACGCTGATGGGGAGAAGCCCCCCAAGAAGCCCAAAGAGAAGCCCCCCAAAGGCTCTGAGAAGCCCCCCAAGGGCTCCAAAAAGTCCAAGGAGAAACCCCCCAAGGAGAAGCCCCCCAAGGAGAAGCCCCCCAAGGAGAAGCCCCCCAAGGCCACCAAGAAGCCCCTGGACACGAGGCCACCGCAGCCACCCGACAACCCCTGGGAGCCccctacagccccacagcccccacgGGGTGAGGACAGACCAGGGACATCTCTGTCTGTGGGGCAGCCGTGGGTCCCcgaggagaaggaggaggaggatggcaGAGACCGAG AGGTGGAGGAGCGGCCGACCCAGCGCTGGGAGTGGGGCCGGGAGGATCAGAGCCCTGAGCCTGAGGCAG AGGTCCCCGAGGAGCCGGAGCCGCCGACACTGGACTACAACGAGCAGCTGGAGCGGGAGGACTACGAGGACT TTGAGTACATCCGGCGGCAGCAGAAGCCCCGCAAACCCCCAAACAGGAGGAAACCCGAGCGGGTCTGGCCCCAACCGGAGGCAACGACGC CCACACCAAAGGAGCcccctgtgccactgcctggCCCTGTGACTGAGCGTGACTACGAGGAGGGCTGGGAGCGACCCGACTACGATGATT TGGACTACgggctgctcccacctcccAAGCCCAAGAAGCAGCcggagaaagaggaagagatggAGACAGATGAGAAGTTGAAGCCCT GGAAGCCCAAGAAGGGCGGAAgcagcaaggaggaggaggaggatcCGTGGGCAGAGGAGAAAGGCCAGGACAGCAAAG GAAAACCCAAAAAGCCGGGTGGGAAGAAATGGGAACCAGATGAGGATGAGTGGGCACCACCAGAGGAGAAGACGA AGTGTCCCCCCATCGGGATGGAGTCCCATCGTGTGGAGGATGATCAGATCCTGGCCTCCTCCATGCTGCGCCATGGGCTGGGTGCACAGCGCGGCCGCCTCAACATGCAG GCGGGTCCCAATGAGGATGATTTCTTTGACGGCGCGTGGTGTGCGGAGGACGACAGCCGTTCCCACTGGCTGGAGGTGGACACGCGTCGCACCACCAAGTTCACCGGAGTCATCACACAGGGACGCGACTCCCAGATCCA CGATGACTTCGTCACCAGCTTCTATGTGGGCTTCAGCAATGACAGCCAGAACTGGGTGATGTACACCAACGGCTACGAGGAGATG AAGTTCTATGGCAACGTGGACAAGGACACGCCGGTGCTGACCGAGTTCCCCGAGCCCATGGTGGCCCGTTACATCCGCGTGTACCCGCAGACCTGGAACGGCAGCTTGTGCCTGCGGCTGGAAGTGCTGGGCTGCCCCCTGTCCT CCGTCAGCAGTTACTACACGCAGCAGAACGAGGTGACGTCGACTGACAACCTGGATTTCCGACACCACAGCTACAAGGACATGAGGCAG CTGATGAAGGTGGTGAACGAGGAGTGTCCCACCATCACCCGCATCTACAACATCGGCAAGAGCTCACGGGGGCTGAAGATCTACGCCATGGAGATCTCTGACAACCCGGGGGAGCACGAGACGG GAGAGCCCGAGTTCCGCTACACTGCGGGGCTGCACGGCAACGAGGCGCTGGGccgggagctgctgctgctgctgatgcagTTCCTGTGCAAGGAGTACCAGGACGGCAACCCCCGCGTGCGCAGCCTGGTCACAGAGACACGCATCCACCTCGTGCCCTCGCTCAACCCCGACGGATACGAGCTGGCACGGGAGGCG GGCTCCGAGCTGGGCAACTGGGCGCTGGGCCACTGGACCGAGGAGGGCTTCGACCTCTTTGAGAACTTCCCTGACCTGACGTCGCCACTGTGGGCAGCTGAGGAGCGGCAGCTGGTGCCACATCGCTTCCCCAGCcaccacatccccatcccagaGCACTACCTGCAGGAGGACGCCGCG GTGGCCGTGGAGACCAGAGCCATCATGGCCTGGATGGAGAAGAACCCCTTTGTGCTGGGAGCCAACCTGCAGGGCGGGGAGAAGTTTGTCTCCTTCCCCTTCGACGCGGCGCGGCCCCAAAGTGAGACCGCTGCAGCCCCGCGCCCACAGGACGAGGATGAGGACGGCGAGCGGCCCGAGGTGCACGAGACGCCCGACCACGCAGTGTTCCGCTGGCTGGCCATCTCCTACGCCTCCGCACACCTCACCATGACCGAGACCTTCCGTGGGGGCTGCCACACACAGGATGTCACCGAGGCCATGGGCATCGTGCAGGGCGCCAAGTGGAAGCCCCGCACCGGCA GCATAAATGACTTCAGCTATCTGCACACCAACTGCTTTGAGCTGTCCATCTACGTGGGCTGTGACAAGTTCCCCCACGAGAGCGAGCTGCACCAGGAGTGGGAGAACAACCGGGAGTCCCTGCTCATCTTCATGGAGCAG ACCCACCGGGGGATCAAAGGTTTGGTGACAGACCAGCAGGGAGAGCCCATCGCCAACGCCACCATCGTGGTGGGCGGCATCAAGCACAGCGTCAGGACAG CCAGCGGTGGGGACTACTGGCGCATCCTGAACCCGGGTGAGTACCGCGTGTCGGCGCGGGCCGAGGGCTACAACCCCAGCACCAAGACCTGCAGCGTCTTCTACGACATCGGGGCCACCCAGTGCAACTTCGTGCTGGCGCGCTCCAACTGGAAGCGCATCCGTGAGATCATGGCCATGAATGGGAACCGGCCCATCCGCCGCGTGGTGCCCGGCCGCCCCATGACGCTCCGTGAGCGCCTGCGGCTGCGCCAGCGCCTGCGGCTCCGGCAGCGGCTCCGTGAGCGGATGAGGCTGCGGCGACTGAACGGCACCGCCAGCACCGCCGGCCCCACGGCCCCACCGCCCAGCACGGCGCTGCCCGGCCCGTTCAGCAGCACCACGTACGCACCGTGGAGCCAGGAGCCACCCACAGCCGGCACCTGGGAGATGGAGACTGAAACGGAGCTGGTGACCGAGCTGGTGACGGTGACGGAGCTGTGGGATGTGGGCACAGGGACGGCACAGCCCTTCACCACTGCAGAGACCTACACCGTGAACTTTGGTGATTAG